The Paenibacillus swuensis genome contains the following window.
CCCTTCCAACGTGGTGTTTAGCGCATTCACCTGATGCTTGACGCCGGACTTTTGTATAACTTCAATGGCCCGGTCCACGTATGGAATCACATCTTCATTTCCTTTAACGGACGGTATAATTTGTACACTTAATAATGTAGTTGCCATGTGCTGCCCTCTCCCTTCATCCTTATTCCGGCAAAAAGTCGTTCGTAAACGCCTTCTCCGCTTCCAACGGCTTGTCAATCAGTTTGTATTCCTGCATCCATGCCGCGTAGCCTTCCCACACGCTCAGCTTCTGCTCGCCCCAACGCTTGGCGTCGTCCTGATACTTCGGACTCAGCCATTTCTGCGAAGCGCGAACGAGCTCCGGATCCAGATCAGGCTCCGCTTTAATCAACAGCTCGGCCGCTTGTTCCGGCTCATCAATCGCATACTGATACCCTTTGGCCGTGGCCGCCATAAATTTCTTCACTAACTCAGCATTGTTATTGACATGTTCTTCATTCGTCACGATGACCGGCGTATAGTAATCCAGTTTCTCTGAAAATTCATTCAAATAAACCATATCAATCGGTTCCTTGCGAAGTTCCGCCTCAACCCCGGTCCAAGCGTAGTAGATCCAGGCAAAATCCACATCCCGCTTCGTCATCGTAAAGAAGTCCGCGTCCCCCGCCTGAACGATCTTCACCTTCTTCACATCGGCGCCGTCCGCCTGCATCAGGGAATCCAGCATCGCCTCTTCCGCCGGGGATCCAAAGCCGCCGTAGGTCTTCCCTTCGAAATCCTTCGGGGATTTCACACCCTTGGCAACCGGCGCAGCAAAGCCGGACGTATTATGTTGAATAACAGCCGCCAAGGATACGAGCGGCACATTCTGCAAGCGCGCCAGGGTAACGCCCTCCTGATAGGAAACGCCGAAATCCGCGCTGCCGGTAGCCACCATCTGGTCCGCTCCGCTTTGACCGGGTTGAATGATCTCCACATCAAGGCCCTGTGCCTTGTAGTATCCTTGATCCCTTGCGACGTAGAGACCCGTATGATTCGTGTTAGGCGTCCAATCCAGGACAACCTTCACTTCCTTCAGCTCCGCCGGCTTAGTCTGTTTCTCCCCCTTGGCATTCTCAGCCTTGTTTCCGTCCGTGCCCGCTCCGCAACCTGCCAAAAGTATCGTTCCCGTCAGCAGCAAAATCCCTATTTTTCTCATACCCAACGCATCCATCTCCCCTTCTCTACTAACCAAAATCAGGAAATAAAAAAAAGACCCGCGGATAAACACAGTCGGCTCTAAGAATATGCGCAACTACAGGCGCATCGTGAAATTCTCTCCGCTGGCATTATCCAGTTCAGATTAACGGTCTGCGTCACGAGGACGCACTCTCAGCCTGACTTCATCAAGCTCCCGTATTTCCTATTCAGTTGTTAACAACAATACACGCAATCTTGTCCGTTTTCAACACCTATTTTGCTCGGAATGGCGGTCCGTGTTTCCTGTTGTAAGTTACCTGGTCATTGATTTGTCCTATGAATTATGTCAATATAGTCTGATACACAGATACACTGAGTAGGACAAGGAACAGGTGAACGATAAACATGATGAAATCCGCAATGCGTC
Protein-coding sequences here:
- a CDS encoding ABC transporter substrate-binding protein, giving the protein MRKIGILLLTGTILLAGCGAGTDGNKAENAKGEKQTKPAELKEVKVVLDWTPNTNHTGLYVARDQGYYKAQGLDVEIIQPGQSGADQMVATGSADFGVSYQEGVTLARLQNVPLVSLAAVIQHNTSGFAAPVAKGVKSPKDFEGKTYGGFGSPAEEAMLDSLMQADGADVKKVKIVQAGDADFFTMTKRDVDFAWIYYAWTGVEAELRKEPIDMVYLNEFSEKLDYYTPVIVTNEEHVNNNAELVKKFMAATAKGYQYAIDEPEQAAELLIKAEPDLDPELVRASQKWLSPKYQDDAKRWGEQKLSVWEGYAAWMQEYKLIDKPLEAEKAFTNDFLPE
- a CDS encoding thiamine-binding protein → MATTLLSVQIIPSVKGNEDVIPYVDRAIEVIQKSGVKHQVNALNTTLEGELPHLLEIVKDMNDAMIQAGCPRVMTQMTLYHNPEGASMDQLTEKYR